Proteins encoded together in one Ignavibacteria bacterium window:
- a CDS encoding glycosyl hydrolase family 8 — MKTTILIILSLICLSTVNSQNYPFPQNVIYKYGIYPSNKNHIDLDTTFINWKARHVTSQGAGGYRRVLWDTLRMTVSEGIGYGMLISVNMNDKPLFDDLLGYYNIHLGPNGLMNWIIDSLGNNYFGLQGSATDAEEDVAYALILADRQWGSGGSINYMQAAINVINKIYEFGIDTVYNLPKSGDESGGLYRVNTSYFAPAYYRAFAYYTGNSGWDSVINGCYNYLVFINNDTTGLVPDWCLPDGNPMPPCPPPYTCKYSYHYDATRTPWRIGMDYLWYGDMRANNFCSLITSFARSVGSANILDDYALNGTPLGMYHNNAFVGPFGVGTMATDATFQNFCDSIYRENATTYSTRWNYFNSSLKTLTLLVQTGNFIPLDYPLPVELTSFTANVNQRNVIMNWSTASEINNSGFEVQRLDADGSWNEVAFVKGHGTTSTPVNYSYEDKNLTTGTYSYCLKQVDYNGNYEYFNLNSKVEIGTPQKYSISQNYPNPFNPVTKIYFDIPKLSSVKISVYDVSGREVKVLVNEKYQPGNYETVFDGSMYSNGVYFYKIQTGDFTETKKMILMK; from the coding sequence ATGAAAACAACAATTTTAATAATACTATCATTGATTTGTTTATCTACAGTAAACTCTCAGAACTACCCTTTTCCACAGAACGTAATATACAAATACGGAATATACCCTTCGAATAAAAACCATATTGACTTGGATACAACATTCATTAACTGGAAAGCAAGGCATGTTACGAGTCAAGGAGCCGGCGGGTACAGAAGGGTGTTGTGGGATACATTAAGGATGACAGTATCTGAGGGAATCGGATACGGAATGCTGATTTCCGTGAATATGAATGATAAGCCATTGTTTGATGATTTACTCGGTTATTACAATATTCATTTAGGTCCAAACGGACTAATGAACTGGATAATAGATTCGTTAGGAAATAATTATTTCGGCTTGCAAGGTTCAGCAACTGATGCCGAAGAGGATGTTGCTTATGCTTTAATATTAGCTGACAGACAATGGGGAAGCGGCGGAAGTATTAATTACATGCAAGCAGCGATAAATGTAATAAATAAAATTTATGAGTTTGGAATTGATACAGTTTACAACCTGCCTAAATCAGGCGATGAATCGGGCGGACTTTACAGAGTAAATACATCTTACTTTGCACCAGCATATTACAGGGCGTTTGCATATTACACGGGAAACAGCGGTTGGGACAGTGTTATTAACGGATGTTATAATTACTTGGTATTTATTAATAATGATACGACGGGATTAGTACCTGATTGGTGTCTTCCTGATGGAAACCCTATGCCGCCGTGTCCTCCGCCATATACATGTAAATATTCATATCATTACGATGCAACAAGAACTCCGTGGAGAATCGGTATGGATTACCTCTGGTACGGAGACATGAGAGCGAACAATTTCTGTTCATTAATAACATCATTCGCAAGAAGCGTCGGGTCAGCAAACATACTTGATGATTATGCGTTGAACGGAACGCCGCTCGGGATGTATCATAATAATGCATTTGTAGGACCATTTGGAGTAGGAACGATGGCGACAGACGCCACATTTCAGAATTTTTGCGACAGCATATACAGAGAGAATGCGACGACTTATAGCACAAGATGGAATTACTTCAATTCCTCCTTAAAGACACTGACATTATTAGTCCAAACGGGAAATTTTATACCACTTGATTATCCGCTTCCTGTTGAACTTACATCATTTACGGCAAACGTAAATCAAAGAAACGTTATAATGAACTGGAGTACTGCTTCCGAAATCAATAATTCAGGTTTCGAAGTTCAGCGCCTTGATGCCGATGGCAGCTGGAATGAAGTAGCATTCGTCAAAGGACACGGCACTACATCAACACCTGTAAATTATTCTTACGAAGACAAGAACCTGACGACAGGCACATATTCATATTGCTTAAAGCAAGTTGATTACAACGGCAACTATGAATACTTCAACCTGAACTCAAAAGTTGAAATCGGTACGCCGCAGAAATATTCAATATCACAAAACTACCCGAACCCGTTCAACCCGGTAACTAAAATATATTTTGATATACCGAAATTATCATCAGTAAAAATTTCCGTGTATGACGTATCGGGACGTGAAGTGAAAGTGCTTGTGAATGAGAAGTACCAACCGGGCAATTACGAAACTGTGTTTGACGGCAGCATGTATTCAAACGGAGTCTATTTCTATAAAATTCAGACGGGCGATTTTACAGAAACAAAGAAAATGATTTTGATGAAATAA
- a CDS encoding aminopeptidase P N-terminal domain-containing protein yields the protein MKNITIDKSVYISNRKKLTKELKPGSMAVVVSNDTMPTNSDGTMKYKQSSDMLWLTGVGQEETILIMFPDSPDKNFKEVLFLRETSELIAIWEGRKLTKEEAREKTGIDNIMWLSEFDRVFRMLITDAENVYINSNEHKRAVIEVETRAARFIKKWKEQYPLHEYQRLAPIINRLRMYKSKEEIEMMQHACDLTEKGFRRVLKFTKPGVMEYEVEAEFVHEFIRNGGAFADYSPIIASGKSACVLHYIENDKVCNDGDVLLIDTGAAVNNYNADMTRSIPVKGRFTKRQKKVYNAVLNVMKFTTSQVVKGGIWKEIQKATEECMERELVNLKLLKMSDIKKQDPAWPALKKYFMHNVSHYLGLDVHDVGYFETPYKPGMVFTVEPGIYILEEGLGIRLENNILVKEKGNFDLMRNIPLEADEIEEIMNG from the coding sequence ATGAAGAATATAACTATTGATAAAAGCGTTTATATCAGTAACAGAAAGAAACTGACGAAAGAACTGAAACCCGGGTCGATGGCAGTGGTGGTATCAAACGATACTATGCCGACAAATTCTGACGGGACGATGAAGTATAAGCAAAGCAGTGATATGCTTTGGTTGACGGGCGTGGGGCAGGAGGAGACGATACTGATAATGTTTCCTGACTCGCCTGATAAGAATTTCAAAGAGGTACTTTTTCTGAGGGAAACGAGCGAACTGATTGCAATTTGGGAAGGGAGAAAACTTACAAAAGAAGAGGCAAGGGAGAAGACGGGAATAGACAACATCATGTGGCTTTCGGAATTTGACAGAGTGTTCAGAATGTTGATAACAGATGCCGAGAATGTTTATATAAATTCAAACGAACATAAACGTGCAGTAATAGAGGTCGAGACTCGAGCGGCAAGGTTTATAAAGAAATGGAAAGAACAATATCCTCTTCATGAATACCAAAGACTTGCACCAATAATTAACAGGCTGAGAATGTACAAGTCGAAGGAGGAGATAGAAATGATGCAGCATGCCTGCGACCTTACAGAAAAAGGATTCAGAAGGGTTTTGAAATTCACAAAGCCGGGTGTTATGGAATATGAGGTTGAAGCAGAATTTGTGCATGAGTTTATACGAAACGGAGGAGCGTTTGCTGATTACTCGCCGATAATAGCATCAGGAAAAAGCGCCTGCGTGCTTCATTACATAGAAAACGATAAGGTTTGCAATGACGGGGATGTACTGCTGATAGATACGGGTGCTGCGGTTAACAACTACAATGCCGATATGACGAGGTCAATACCCGTGAAAGGAAGATTTACAAAGAGGCAGAAGAAGGTTTACAATGCAGTGCTAAATGTGATGAAATTTACGACATCACAAGTTGTAAAAGGCGGAATTTGGAAAGAAATACAAAAGGCAACTGAAGAATGCATGGAAAGGGAGCTTGTGAATCTGAAGCTTTTGAAAATGAGCGATATAAAGAAGCAAGATCCCGCCTGGCCTGCACTTAAGAAATATTTTATGCATAATGTATCGCATTACTTAGGGCTGGACGTGCATGATGTAGGATACTTTGAAACTCCTTATAAACCCGGTATGGTGTTTACCGTTGAGCCGGGAATATACATACTTGAAGAAGGGCTTGGAATAAGGCTTGAGAATAATATACTCGTAAAAGAAAAGGGCAACTTTGATTTAATGAGAAACATACCGCTTGAAGCAGACGAGATAGAAGAGATAATGAACGGGTAG
- a CDS encoding DUF255 domain-containing protein, translated as MKSRIISLLVLAVLATSTLSAQTGFQSGLENAKTSNKKVLINIYSSTDTWSQKMEQVYSTGNIMNYINENFVYVKLNGEGSEVIKYNGNDYTSASLAKFFGATGYPSHVFLAPDGTVLKFSYNGESNGVFSGYLDAPEFEKLLKYFAENKYKNTDLNKVF; from the coding sequence ATGAAATCAAGAATAATTAGTTTGTTAGTATTAGCTGTGCTAGCAACAAGTACTTTAAGTGCGCAGACTGGATTTCAGAGCGGGCTTGAGAATGCAAAGACTTCGAACAAAAAGGTTCTGATTAATATATATTCCAGTACTGATACCTGGTCACAGAAAATGGAGCAGGTTTATTCGACAGGAAATATTATGAATTACATTAATGAAAACTTTGTGTATGTTAAATTGAATGGCGAGGGTTCTGAGGTTATAAAATATAATGGTAATGATTACACATCTGCTTCACTTGCAAAATTTTTTGGTGCGACCGGATATCCTTCGCATGTATTTTTAGCACCTGACGGAACGGTTTTAAAATTCAGTTATAATGGTGAAAGTAATGGTGTGTTTTCAGGATACCTTGATGCTCCTGAATTTGAAAAGCTGCTAAAGTATTTTGCAGAGAATAAGTATAAGAATACTGATTTGAATAAGGTATTTTAG
- the coaD gene encoding pantetheine-phosphate adenylyltransferase: MKKNNNNIAVYPGTFDPITNGHLDVIERASKLFDVVIVGIAHNINKNPLFSKSERKELVLEVVKKYRNVRVEVFSGLLVDFAVKKKAKVIIRGLRAISDFEFEFQMSLTNRILAPQITTVFLMPNEKYTYLNSSLVRELACFHADIKNFVPDLIRKKLLQKFNEK, translated from the coding sequence ATGAAAAAGAACAATAATAATATCGCAGTATATCCGGGAACGTTTGACCCTATTACAAACGGACATCTTGATGTAATCGAGCGTGCATCAAAGCTTTTCGATGTGGTCATTGTCGGTATAGCACATAACATAAACAAGAATCCTTTGTTTTCAAAATCGGAGCGAAAAGAACTGGTTCTTGAAGTTGTTAAGAAATACAGGAATGTAAGAGTTGAAGTATTCAGCGGATTGCTTGTAGATTTTGCCGTGAAGAAAAAAGCTAAGGTTATCATAAGAGGATTGCGGGCAATTTCTGATTTCGAATTTGAATTTCAGATGTCCTTAACAAACAGAATACTCGCTCCACAGATAACCACAGTCTTTCTAATGCCCAACGAAAAGTACACTTATCTGAACTCATCTCTTGTAAGGGAGCTTGCATGCTTTCATGCCGATATAAAGAACTTTGTTCCCGACTTAATAAGAAAAAAACTGCTGCAAAAATTTAATGAGAAGTAA
- a CDS encoding RsmD family RNA methyltransferase → MRIISGYLKSRVLAVSNSSLSVRPTTDRARETLFNIISNSFDLNECRILDLFAGSGSFGIECISRGSGFCCFVDKNTESILKNIVSLELKDITNVVKSDAVYFLKHNSEEQYDITFADPPYNYANYNKLLDNISKLDTYFILEHSKKFINIDKYKEYLVKRKDIGITSFSFYNFLKNEKEQ, encoded by the coding sequence ATGAGGATAATATCAGGATATCTTAAAAGCAGGGTTCTCGCGGTTTCTAATTCATCGCTCAGTGTAAGACCTACGACTGATAGGGCTCGAGAAACTTTGTTTAATATTATCTCTAACTCTTTTGACCTTAATGAGTGCAGGATACTCGACCTATTCGCAGGCTCGGGCAGTTTTGGTATAGAGTGCATCTCACGTGGCTCCGGGTTTTGCTGCTTCGTCGATAAAAACACAGAGTCTATTTTAAAAAACATTGTGTCACTCGAACTGAAAGACATAACAAATGTTGTTAAATCTGATGCTGTTTACTTCTTGAAGCATAATTCCGAAGAGCAGTATGACATTACATTCGCCGACCCACCCTATAATTACGCAAACTATAATAAACTGCTTGATAATATTTCGAAACTGGACACTTACTTTATTCTTGAACATTCGAAAAAATTTATCAATATTGATAAGTACAAAGAGTATCTCGTCAAAAGAAAAGATATAGGCATTACATCTTTCAGCTTTTATAATTTTTTAAAAAATGAAAAAGAACAATAA
- a CDS encoding helix-hairpin-helix domain-containing protein, with amino-acid sequence MMNTIFSKLNFTRSETRVLLLLLVILFAGLGLKLFVNNSSSKSNFDYQKAGKIFSQNSSVNINDTNPQNSETIVADDTLKTTDSKSKTKTKKGENLAEKSININTASKDQLIQLPGVGISTADKIIEYRETHGGFKRIEDIMKIKGIGQKKFDKMKNFITVE; translated from the coding sequence ATGATGAATACAATATTTAGCAAACTGAATTTTACAAGGAGCGAAACACGCGTACTTCTTCTTCTGCTGGTTATTTTATTCGCAGGTTTAGGGCTTAAACTATTTGTTAATAATTCTTCAAGCAAAAGTAATTTCGATTATCAGAAAGCAGGGAAAATATTTTCTCAAAATTCAAGTGTAAATATTAACGATACTAATCCGCAAAACTCTGAAACTATTGTTGCTGATGACACATTAAAAACCACAGATTCTAAGAGTAAGACAAAAACAAAGAAAGGCGAGAACCTCGCAGAAAAAAGTATTAACATAAACACTGCTTCTAAAGACCAGCTAATTCAGCTGCCCGGAGTTGGTATTTCGACTGCCGATAAAATAATCGAGTACCGCGAAACGCACGGCGGCTTTAAAAGGATAGAAGATATTATGAAAATAAAAGGTATTGGTCAGAAAAAGTTTGATAAAATGAAAAATTTTATAACTGTTGAATAA
- a CDS encoding carboxypeptidase-like regulatory domain-containing protein, with protein sequence MTKQLITALFIFIIISAMIGCDSSTSPGLASGVIRGFVRDSISGSGIPDVTISAVPFISNSITDPSGYFFMTGVNSGDYTLTLKKQGYNYKSVPVSVSNDTVNVNIKMFFSNLYIFSNKLLTEYFNSFSFSAIDLFLGFVVNENTNQYDMHLRDSAGTSNNFYLRSGDLAEHLTGFQTKFSNALKNPLNNSYTFTKQQFDTLSRYYTVDGNIYPVRDFTEDRIPSFNETPNMPNSVYSFWLNGRNLSPPVYGMFFLNYSYIDTIAQNQFKLIIDVKVNCGGLNLFNPNE encoded by the coding sequence ATGACTAAACAATTAATCACAGCATTATTTATTTTTATTATCATATCAGCAATGATTGGATGTGATTCATCTACCTCGCCGGGTCTTGCTAGCGGAGTTATCAGAGGCTTTGTCAGAGATTCAATTTCAGGTTCAGGTATTCCTGATGTGACAATATCTGCAGTACCCTTTATATCAAATTCTATTACAGATCCTTCGGGTTATTTCTTTATGACTGGCGTGAATAGCGGCGATTATACATTAACGTTAAAAAAACAGGGATACAATTATAAAAGTGTTCCTGTTTCAGTCAGTAATGATACTGTGAATGTAAACATAAAAATGTTTTTTTCTAACCTCTATATATTCAGCAATAAATTACTAACGGAATATTTTAATTCATTTTCTTTCAGCGCTATAGACCTTTTCCTCGGTTTTGTCGTGAACGAAAATACCAATCAGTACGATATGCACCTTCGCGATTCGGCAGGCACAAGCAATAACTTCTACCTGCGTTCCGGTGACCTTGCAGAACACTTAACAGGATTTCAAACTAAGTTCAGCAATGCTTTAAAGAATCCTTTAAATAATTCATATACTTTCACTAAACAACAGTTTGATACCCTTTCAAGATATTATACTGTTGATGGAAACATATACCCGGTAAGGGATTTCACTGAAGACCGAATTCCTTCGTTTAACGAAACACCAAACATGCCTAACAGTGTTTATTCATTCTGGCTGAACGGAAGAAATTTGTCTCCTCCGGTTTACGGAATGTTCTTTCTTAATTATTCATACATTGACACTATTGCGCAGAATCAGTTCAAACTCATAATTGATGTTAAAGTTAATTGCGGCGGCTTAAATTTATTTAATCCAAACGAATAA
- a CDS encoding TIGR00282 family metallophosphoesterase yields the protein MNKNVRILFIGDVIGVPGFNMVKLVLPGLIEKEKIDFVIANGENISEGMGILKRDADTLLTLPINVLTGGNHTLDKIQSHKFIDESKNILRPLNYPKGVYGNGYGVFKASNKDVNIAVVNLIGRVFMKPLDCPFRAFDRLYEKIKEEAKVIFVDFHGEATSEKIAFGWYADGRASVVVGTHTHVQTADSRVLPKGTAYITDVGMTGPYESVIGMKADASIRRYIFGTPHKHEVADGDVRFAGIIADIDSETGKANSIKRILYPEF from the coding sequence ATGAATAAGAATGTAAGAATACTCTTTATAGGGGATGTTATCGGTGTTCCCGGTTTTAATATGGTAAAGCTGGTGCTGCCCGGATTAATTGAAAAAGAAAAGATAGATTTTGTAATTGCTAACGGTGAGAACATTTCAGAGGGTATGGGTATCCTTAAACGTGATGCCGATACGCTTCTGACACTTCCCATTAACGTTCTAACTGGAGGAAATCACACACTTGATAAAATACAGTCGCATAAGTTTATTGATGAATCCAAAAATATACTGCGTCCATTAAACTATCCCAAAGGTGTTTACGGAAACGGTTACGGAGTTTTTAAAGCTTCAAACAAGGACGTTAATATAGCCGTAGTTAATCTTATCGGACGGGTGTTCATGAAACCTCTTGACTGTCCGTTTAGGGCATTCGACCGCCTTTACGAAAAAATTAAAGAAGAAGCTAAAGTAATCTTTGTGGATTTTCACGGTGAAGCAACATCCGAAAAAATTGCGTTTGGATGGTATGCAGACGGACGTGCTTCAGTTGTCGTCGGTACACATACTCACGTTCAGACAGCAGACAGCCGAGTACTGCCGAAAGGTACGGCTTATATCACCGACGTTGGAATGACCGGACCTTATGAATCAGTGATAGGTATGAAAGCTGATGCATCAATCCGAAGGTACATCTTCGGTACGCCTCATAAACACGAAGTTGCAGATGGTGACGTTCGTTTTGCCGGCATCATTGCCGATATAGATTCGGAAACAGGTAAAGCAAATTCAATAAAAAGAATTCTTTACCCCGAGTTTTAA
- a CDS encoding YkvA family protein produces MKKEDIVKTFSSSVDKIDEKKIDEVIGNEKVFEEKRSNLNPKKFFMLFKQVKLGFEMLKDYKKKNYKNVPWKTIAVITTAIVYFINPLDLMPDFMGVIGFTDDAIVLALVFNSLRDELIKYCQWRGLNPGDYF; encoded by the coding sequence ATGAAAAAAGAAGATATCGTAAAAACCTTTAGTTCATCTGTCGATAAGATTGATGAGAAAAAGATTGACGAAGTTATAGGTAATGAAAAGGTATTCGAGGAAAAAAGAAGTAATCTGAATCCTAAAAAGTTCTTTATGCTCTTTAAGCAGGTTAAACTCGGTTTTGAAATGCTTAAAGATTATAAAAAGAAGAACTATAAGAATGTACCATGGAAAACAATTGCTGTCATTACGACAGCCATAGTATATTTTATAAATCCGCTTGACTTAATGCCCGACTTCATGGGAGTTATCGGGTTTACGGACGATGCAATAGTTCTTGCATTAGTGTTTAACTCACTTCGCGACGAACTTATCAAATACTGTCAGTGGCGAGGTTTGAATCCGGGGGATTATTTTTAG
- a CDS encoding dipeptidase gives MKFGLKYKILFGFLLLSFSVNFLIYCKNEIKQESTDKKVITIPLDSTDKTKQDTKNNLKDLSDVFKLHYEAFVIDTHNDFLYQVFNKGADLGRKDNFTFSGLPRFAEGGVDMQVFAVWIPGSESKRAYAFANEQIARLKDYENKYSDDFEIAYYYDDVMRIMKGKKFCGMIGIEDGVAVHDDVENVNKLYEAGVRYIGLTWNKSNRIGSSARDESEKGTGKGLTNFGKQVVARMEELGMLVDVSHSGEKTFWDVIEMTKNPVIASHSNCYVLNPHYRNLKDDQIVAIAKTGGVIMVNFLDDFINQNGKFNRVANYKAKYGKELDNLYNEYKDDLITFNVKRYEFMKAHPIDGGTSLDDLIDHIDHIKSLVGINHIGIGSDFDGGIVAPNEIYDATCYPVITARLWERGYTEEEIRKILGENFLRVLKQVCSK, from the coding sequence ATGAAATTCGGACTTAAATATAAAATACTTTTTGGATTTTTGCTTTTATCGTTTTCAGTTAATTTTTTAATTTATTGCAAGAATGAAATAAAGCAGGAATCGACGGATAAAAAGGTAATTACCATTCCTCTTGATTCAACAGATAAAACTAAACAGGACACAAAGAATAATTTGAAAGATTTAAGTGATGTTTTTAAACTTCATTATGAAGCATTCGTAATAGATACTCATAATGATTTTCTTTATCAGGTCTTTAATAAAGGTGCTGACCTGGGAAGAAAAGATAATTTTACTTTCTCAGGTCTTCCGCGTTTTGCGGAGGGCGGAGTTGATATGCAGGTATTTGCAGTCTGGATACCGGGCAGCGAAAGCAAACGTGCATATGCATTCGCAAACGAACAGATTGCTCGGTTAAAAGATTATGAAAATAAATATTCTGATGATTTTGAAATAGCTTACTACTACGATGATGTCATGAGAATAATGAAAGGGAAAAAATTCTGCGGAATGATCGGGATTGAAGACGGTGTTGCGGTGCATGATGATGTTGAAAACGTAAATAAATTGTATGAAGCCGGGGTCAGGTATATTGGCCTCACATGGAATAAGTCGAATAGAATTGGTTCTTCTGCCCGGGATGAATCAGAAAAAGGAACGGGCAAAGGTTTGACTAATTTCGGAAAGCAGGTGGTTGCAAGAATGGAGGAGTTGGGGATGCTTGTTGACGTATCACATTCGGGGGAAAAAACTTTTTGGGATGTAATTGAAATGACTAAAAATCCCGTGATAGCTTCACACTCAAACTGCTATGTCTTAAACCCGCATTACAGAAATCTTAAAGATGACCAGATTGTTGCAATAGCAAAAACAGGCGGTGTAATAATGGTAAATTTTCTCGATGATTTTATAAATCAAAACGGAAAATTTAACCGTGTTGCCAACTACAAGGCAAAATATGGAAAAGAACTCGATAATTTATACAATGAATATAAAGACGATTTAATTACGTTTAATGTTAAACGTTATGAATTCATGAAAGCTCATCCGATTGATGGCGGAACTTCTCTTGATGACCTGATTGACCATATCGATCACATAAAATCTCTTGTCGGTATAAATCATATCGGTATCGGTTCCGATTTCGACGGAGGAATTGTAGCACCGAATGAAATATACGATGCCACTTGTTATCCTGTAATCACAGCAAGGCTATGGGAAAGGGGATACACGGAAGAGGAGATTCGAAAAATTCTTGGGGAGAATTTCCTGAGAGTTCTGAAACAGGTTTGCAGTAAATAA
- a CDS encoding 5-(carboxyamino)imidazole ribonucleotide synthase codes for MRLGILGGGQLARMIIEETSKYGFEYVIYSESPDSPAGKICSREIVGKFSNLEKLNEFSSQCDLVTLENEFIDKKYIEHVEASRVKCLPGSDIVGLIQDKLLQKKKLKELNIPVPEFEEVNTLDDIKNFARIHSYPVILKSRTMGYDGKGNLRIDEEGMIDEAFNALSERGKLMCESFIDFRKELAVQVVRSVSGEVKVYPVVESIQKDHICSIVKASKDFDNKNTETTTDIAVKIVESINYIGVLAVEFFLMEDGKLYVNELAPRVHNTGHYTIEGCYVSQFENHVRAITGLPLGSTDMIYPCSVMINLLGSRAGKANLEGYYNLVKDKYAYIHYYGKEETRVGRKMGHITLVGNDMADLLFRAYKYHSQIKF; via the coding sequence ATGAGACTCGGGATACTTGGCGGGGGCCAGCTTGCAAGAATGATAATCGAAGAAACTTCTAAGTATGGTTTTGAATATGTCATATACAGCGAATCTCCCGATTCTCCCGCTGGCAAGATATGCAGCAGGGAAATTGTAGGGAAGTTCAGCAATCTTGAGAAGTTGAATGAATTTTCATCACAGTGCGACCTTGTCACACTCGAAAATGAATTCATAGATAAAAAATATATTGAGCACGTTGAAGCATCGAGAGTGAAATGTCTTCCGGGTTCGGATATTGTCGGGTTGATTCAGGACAAGTTATTACAAAAGAAGAAATTAAAAGAGCTAAACATTCCTGTCCCTGAATTTGAAGAGGTAAATACATTAGATGACATTAAAAATTTCGCACGGATACATAGCTATCCAGTTATTCTTAAATCACGTACAATGGGTTATGACGGGAAGGGTAACCTCAGGATTGATGAAGAAGGAATGATTGATGAAGCCTTTAACGCTCTTTCTGAACGCGGCAAACTAATGTGCGAGAGTTTTATTGACTTCAGGAAGGAACTCGCCGTACAAGTTGTAAGAAGTGTTAGCGGAGAAGTAAAAGTTTATCCTGTTGTTGAATCTATTCAGAAGGACCATATCTGCAGCATCGTTAAAGCATCGAAAGATTTTGATAATAAAAACACGGAAACAACAACAGATATTGCTGTTAAAATCGTTGAAAGCATAAACTATATAGGTGTTCTTGCTGTTGAATTTTTTCTTATGGAGGACGGTAAGCTTTATGTAAACGAGCTCGCTCCCCGCGTTCATAATACAGGTCACTATACAATTGAAGGATGTTATGTATCTCAGTTTGAAAACCATGTTCGCGCTATAACAGGGCTTCCGCTCGGTTCAACGGATATGATATATCCATGTTCAGTAATGATTAATCTTCTCGGAAGCAGAGCCGGTAAAGCAAATCTTGAAGGATATTACAATCTAGTAAAGGACAAATACGCATACATTCATTACTATGGTAAAGAGGAAACCCGCGTTGGAAGAAAAATGGGACATATTACTCTTGTTGGAAACGATATGGCGGATTTGTTATTCAGGGCTTATAAGTATCATTCTCAAATTAAATTTTAA